A stretch of Plutella xylostella chromosome 10, ilPluXylo3.1, whole genome shotgun sequence DNA encodes these proteins:
- the LOC105391204 gene encoding glycerol kinase gives MRQFGKFGPLVGAVDAGTCNVKFMVFAANTSEVLTYHQVTIKRFSPQEGWVEQDALELYNAVFECIEVTADNLQKLDINPADVVGIGVANQRETTIVWNSNTGQPLYSAIAWLDVRTSKIVDDLIKVKGVQSANAVSQISGLPLSTYFSSVKLKWLLQNVPAVKEALAAGQCLAGTVDSWLIWNLTGGPHGGIHVTDVTNASRTQLMSLKNLQWDKNLLRFFEIPPQILPKIKSSAEIYGYVSSGSLCGIPIAGCLGDQQAALVGQNCMRFGQAKCTFGTGCFLLYNTGDSIVHSRHGLLTTVAYQLGADVPPVYALEGAVAIAGDTLEWLRDGLEILGEVKDSAELAASVEDEDNLYFVPAFNGLYTPYWKRDARGIMCGLTPSSSRAHLVRGALEAVSQQVAAAAAALAGDGAPLARLLADGGMAQNGTMMQMAADVLGVPVIRPLMTESTALGAAAAAGRALRVWPAFCAPPPADTFLPAIGDEEREMRRARWEQALQRCMSWTEQDEKATKELDGDEPDRTTAVLPPGLFFLGTALLVIIADKLK, from the exons ATGCGACAGTTTGGAAAATTTGGCCCATTAGTAGGAGCCGTTGATGCAGGAACATGCAATGTAAAATTTATG GTATTTGCTGCAAACACTTCGGAAGTGCTAACCTACCACCAAGTGACCATAAAGAGATTCAGTCCCCAGGAGGGCTGGGTGGAGCAGGATGCCCTGGAGCTGTACAACGCCGTCTTCGAGTGCATTGAG GTTACCGCAGATAATTTGCAAAAGCTAGATATAAACCCTGCAGATGTGGTGGGTATTGGTGTAGCTAATCAGAGAGAAACAACTATTGTGTGGAACTCCAACACTGGACAGCCTCTATACAGTGCCAttg catGGCTGGATGTGAGGACAAGCAAAATAGTAGATGATCTCATCAAGGTGAAGGGAGTTCAAAGTGCAAATGCGGTGTCTCAAATCAGTGGGCTTCCTCTCTCTACGTACTTCTCTTCAGTGAAACTGAAATGGCTGCTGCAGAATGTGCCTGCAGTGAAAGAGGCACTTGCAGCTGGGCAGTGTCTGGCCGGCACTGTGGACTCCTGGCTCATATGG aATCTCACGGGAGGTCCACATGGTGGAATCCACGTTACAGATGTCACAAATGCTTCAAGGACACAACTCATGTCATTGAAGAATCTACAATGGGATAAAAACTTGCTTAGGTTTTTTGAAATACCACCACAAATATTGCCAAAGATAAAAAGTTCTGCTGAAATATATGGATATGTGTCATCAGGGTCTCTTTGTGGCATTCCAATTGCagga TGCCTGGGAGACCAGCAGGCGGCGCTGGTGGGGCAGAACTGCATGCGGTTCGGACAGGCCAAGTGCACGTTCGGCACCGGCTGCTTCCTGCTTTACAATACAG GTGACTCAATAGTGCACTCGCGGCACGGGCTGCTCACAACCGTCGCGTACCAGCTGGGCGCGGACGTGCCGCCCGTGTACGCGCTGGAGGGCGCCGTGGCCATCGCAG GTGACACACTAGAGTGGCTGCGCGACGGGTTAGAGATCCTCGGTGAGGTGAAAGACTCGGCGGAGCTGGCGGCGAGCGTGGAGGATGAAGATAATCTCTACTTCGTGCCTGCGTTCAATGGACTGTATACGCCTTATTGGAAGAGAGATGCGAGAGG TATAATGTGCGGCCTGACCCCCTCCTCATCCCGCGCACATCTAGTCCGCGGCGCTCTCGAAGCCGTCTCGCAGcaggtggcggcggcggcggcggcgctggcggggGACGGGGCGCCGCTGGCGAGGTTACTGGCTGACGGGGGCATGGCGCAGAACGGGACCATGATGCAGATGGCCGCCGATGTGTTAGGGGTGCCTGTG ATCCGTCCCCTAATGACGGAGAGCACGGCgctgggcgcggcggcggcggcggggcgcgcgcTGCGCGTGTGGCCGGCCTtctgcgcgccgccgcccgccgacACCTTCCTGCCCGCCATCGGCGATGAAG AGCGCGAGAtgcggcgcgcgcgctggGAGCAggcgctgcagcgctgcatGAGCTGGACCGAGCAGGATGAGAAAGCTACCAAAGAACTTGATGGAG ACGAGCCGGACCGCACGACGGCCGTGCTGCCCCCGGGGCTGTTCTTCCTGGGCACGGCGCTGCTCGTCATCATCGCCGACAAGCTCAAGTGA